A part of Aegilops tauschii subsp. strangulata cultivar AL8/78 chromosome 2, Aet v6.0, whole genome shotgun sequence genomic DNA contains:
- the LOC109748873 gene encoding probable glutamyl endopeptidase, chloroplastic isoform X1 — translation MLPRRLGPRLCFACANSTAASSSSTPSRRRPRPRLRLLPYRGHANPIGFSAMRAAGSLPGPVAQDDDAVSGYRLPPKEIQEIVDVPPNASYHLSPRRDRIMFLKRRAMPPLSELAKPDKILAGIRIDSSCNMRSRMSFYTGISIHLLMDDGSLGPEKVVHGYPDAAKINFVTWSPDGQNVAFTVRYEDEAGSDSNLALWVANAESGEARPLFRQTDIRLNAIFELFVWVDHSTLLVCIIPSSRGDSPKKPLVPFGPRIRSNEQNNVIQMRATKEMLKDLHEEELFDYYATSQLVLVSLDGIVKPVASPAIYTFLNPSPDEKYLMLTCVHKPYSSIVSYKRFPKKVELWTVHGRFVRELCDLPLAENIPIAANSVRRGKRLIRWRPDMPSTLYWVEAQDGGDANVEVSPRDIVYMEPAEPLNGEKPHVLLKLDLRYRRISWCYGLHALAYEYWHKTCRTRTWIISPDCNDLSPRLLFDRSSEDAYSSPGSPMMCRTPAGTLVIAKIKTNYEGTYILMKGQGATPKGSVPFLDLLNITTGAKERIWESSVDKYYESALALMSYHPKCEIQLNELKFLISKESRSEAAQYYVSIWPDKKQVQITSYPHPYPQLASLQREIIRYERDDGVKLTATLYLPPGYNPSKDGPLACLIWSYPGDFKSREAAGQVRRSPNKFARINNSFPLLWLARGFAVLADPTIPIIGEGDQEANDRYIEQLIASAEAAVNEIVRRGVAHPDKIAVGGHSYGAFMTANLLAHAPHLFCCGIARSGAYNRTPTPFGFQKEVRTLWEATDTYIKMSPFMIANKIKKPILLIHGEEDSKVTTAMQSSQFYDALKGHGVPCRLVVLPFEGHRYAARESVMHVIWETDRWLQKYCASNSSSTLIKFSGER, via the exons ATGCTGCCTCGGAGGTTAGGCCCGCGCCTATGCTTCGCCTGTGCCAATTCCACCGCCGCATCATCTTCCTCCACTCCGTCCCGTcggcgcccgcgcccgcgcctgcGCCTCCTGCCTTACAGGGGCCATGCCAATCCCATCGGCTTCTCGGCGATGCGCGCCGCCGGTTCCCTGCCCGGCCCTGTCGCGCAGGACGACGACGCAG TGTCAGGATATCGTCTCCCTCCAAAGGAAATCCAGGAGATTGTGGATGTGCCACCGAATGCCAGCTACCATCTCTCTCCTCGCCGAGATAGGATCATGTTCCTGAAACGTAGAGCTATGCCTCCATTGTCCGAGCTCGCAAAACCTGATAAAATACTTGCTGGCATACGGATCGATTCCAGTTGTAACATGAGGAGTCGAAT GTCCTTTTATACTGGGATTAGTATCCATTTGCTGATGGATGATGGAAGTTTGGGTCCAGAGAAAGTGGTCCATGGATATCCAGATGCTGCAAAAATTAATTTTGTAACATG GTCACCAGATGGTCAGAATGTGGCCTTCACTGTGCGTTATGAAGATGAG GCGGGCAGTGACAGCAATTTAGCATTGTGGGTTGCTAATGCAGAATCTGGAGAAGCTCGGCCACTTTTCAGACAAACAGACATAAGACTGAATGCTATTTTTGAGCT ATTTGTGTGGGTGGATCATTCTACCCTGTTGGTCTGCATTATTCCTTCATCACGTGGTGATTCTCCGAAGAAGCCATTGGTTCCTTTTGGTCCAAGGATTCGCTCCAATGAGCAGAACAATGTCATTCAGATGAGAGCCACAAAAGAAATGCTGAAAGATTTGCATGAGGAAGAATTGTTCGATTACTATGCAACCTCTCAGTTAGTACTGGTTTCGTTGGATGGGATAGTGAAACCAGTAGCTTCCCCTGCTATATATACTTTCCTTAATCCTTCACCAGATGAAAAGTACTTGATGCTCACCTGTGTTCACAAGCCATATTCTTCTATAGTCTCGTATAAAAGGTTTCCCAAGAAGGTTGAGTTGTGGACAGTTCATGGTAGATTTGTCCGCGAACTTTGTGATCTACCCCTTGCTGAAAATATTCCAATTGCAGCCAACAGCGTCCGTAGGGGAAAACGTTTAATCAGGTGGAGGCCTGACATGCCTTCAACCTTATATTG GGTGGAGGCACAAGATGGAGGAGATGCAAACGTTGAAGTCTCACCACGTGATATAGTTTACATGGAACCTGCTGAGCCTTTAAATGGCGAGAAACCTCATGTCCTGCTTAAACTTGACCTTCGGTATAG AAGGATCTCTTGGTGCTATGGATTGCATGCACTGGCATATGAATATTGGCACAAGACATGCAGAACAAGAACATGGATCATCTCTCCTGATTGCAATGATCTTAGCCCACGATTATTATTTGATAGATCTTCTGAAGATGCTTACTCGAGTCCAGGCTCTCCAATGATGTGCAGAACTCCTGCAGGCACCCTTGTCATTGCAAAAATTAAGACAAACTATGAAGGGACCTATATCCTAATGAAGGGACAGGGTGCCACACCAAAAGGAAGCGTCCCTTTTCTTGATCTCTTAAACAT AACTACGGGAGCGAAAGAGCGGATATGGGAAAGTAGTGTAGACAAGTACTATGAATCTGCTCTTGCACTGATGTCATACCATCCAAAATGTGAAATCCAGCTAAATGAACTAAAATTTCTCATATCGAAAGAGTCAAGAAGCGAAGCTGCCCAATATTATGTTAGTATCTGGCCTGATAAGAAGCAAGTCCAGATTACAAGTTATCCCCATCCATATCCTCAGCTGGCATCATTGCAGAGAGAAATAATCAGATACGAGCGAGATgatggtgttaaacttactgctACATTATATCTGCCTCCAGGCTATAATCCATCGAAAGACGGGCCTCTTGCATGCTTGATTTGGTCTTATCCTGGAGACTTTAAAAGCAGAGAGGCTGCTGGGCAAGTCCGTCGTTCACCCAATAAATTTGCACGCATTAACAACAGTTTTCCTCTTCTTTGGTTAGCTAGAGG GTTTGCTGTTTTGGCTGACCCGACAATCCCTATAATTGGTGAAGGAGATCAGGAGGCGAATGACAG GTACATAGAGCAGCTGATTGCTAGTGCGGAAGCAGCGGTAAATGAGATTGTAAGAAGAGGG GTTGCTCACCCTGACAAAATTGCTGTGGGCGGTCATTCATATGGTGCATTTATGACTGCTAACCTCTTGGCACATGCACCTCATCTTTTCTGCTGCGGAATCGCTCGCTCTGGAGCCTACAACAGGACACCGACTCCATTTGGCTTTCAG AAAGAGGTGAGGACGCTCTGGGAAGCTACCGATACCTATATTAAGATGAGCCCTTTCATGATAGCTAACAAAATCAAGAAACCAATTCTACTGATACATGGAGAAGAAGACAGCAAAGTAACAACAGCAATGCAG TCAAGTCAATTTTATGATGCTTTGAAAGGGCATGGGGTGCCATGCCGTCTTGTAGTTCTCCCATTCGAGGGGCACCGATATGCTGCAAGGGAAAGCGTTATGCATGTAATTTGGGAGACTGATAGATGGCTACAGAAATATTGTGCAAGTAATTCTAGCAGCACCCTGATCAAATTCAGTGGTGAGCGGTGA
- the LOC109748873 gene encoding probable glutamyl endopeptidase, chloroplastic isoform X2, producing MLPRRLGPRLCFACANSTAASSSSTPSRRRPRPRLRLLPYRGHANPIGFSAMRAAGSLPGPVAQDDDAVSGYRLPPKEIQEIVDVPPNASYHLSPRRDRIMFLKRRAMPPLSELAKPDKILAGIRIDSSCNMRSRMSFYTGISIHLLMDDGSLGPEKVVHGYPDAAKINFVTWSPDGQNVAFTVRYEDEAGSDSNLALWVANAESGEARPLFRQTDIRLNAIFELFVWVDHSTLLVCIIPSSRGDSPKKPLVPFGPRIRSNEQNNVIQMRATKEMLKDLHEEELFDYYATSQLVLVSLDGIVKPVASPAIYTFLNPSPDEKYLMLTCVHKPYSSIVSYKRFPKKVELWTVHGRFVRELCDLPLAENIPIAANSVRRGKRLIRWRPDMPSTLYWVEAQDGGDANVEVSPRDIVYMEPAEPLNGEKPHVLLKLDLRYRRISWCYGLHALAYEYWHKTCRTRTWIISPDCNDLSPRLLFDRSSEDAYSSPGSPMMCRTPAGTLVIAKIKTNYEGTYILMKGQGATPKGSVPFLDLLNITTGAKERIWESSVDKYYESALALMSYHPKCEIQLNELKFLISKESRSEAAQYYVSIWPDKKQVQITSYPHPYPQLASLQREIIRYERDDGVKLTATLYLPPGYNPSKDGPLACLIWSYPGDFKSREAAGQVRRSPNKFARINNSFPLLWLARGFAVLADPTIPIIGEGDQEANDRYIEQLIASAEAAVNEIVRRGVAHPDKIAVGGHSYGAFMTANLLAHAPHLFCCGIARSGAYNRTPTPFGFQVQLCPFI from the exons ATGCTGCCTCGGAGGTTAGGCCCGCGCCTATGCTTCGCCTGTGCCAATTCCACCGCCGCATCATCTTCCTCCACTCCGTCCCGTcggcgcccgcgcccgcgcctgcGCCTCCTGCCTTACAGGGGCCATGCCAATCCCATCGGCTTCTCGGCGATGCGCGCCGCCGGTTCCCTGCCCGGCCCTGTCGCGCAGGACGACGACGCAG TGTCAGGATATCGTCTCCCTCCAAAGGAAATCCAGGAGATTGTGGATGTGCCACCGAATGCCAGCTACCATCTCTCTCCTCGCCGAGATAGGATCATGTTCCTGAAACGTAGAGCTATGCCTCCATTGTCCGAGCTCGCAAAACCTGATAAAATACTTGCTGGCATACGGATCGATTCCAGTTGTAACATGAGGAGTCGAAT GTCCTTTTATACTGGGATTAGTATCCATTTGCTGATGGATGATGGAAGTTTGGGTCCAGAGAAAGTGGTCCATGGATATCCAGATGCTGCAAAAATTAATTTTGTAACATG GTCACCAGATGGTCAGAATGTGGCCTTCACTGTGCGTTATGAAGATGAG GCGGGCAGTGACAGCAATTTAGCATTGTGGGTTGCTAATGCAGAATCTGGAGAAGCTCGGCCACTTTTCAGACAAACAGACATAAGACTGAATGCTATTTTTGAGCT ATTTGTGTGGGTGGATCATTCTACCCTGTTGGTCTGCATTATTCCTTCATCACGTGGTGATTCTCCGAAGAAGCCATTGGTTCCTTTTGGTCCAAGGATTCGCTCCAATGAGCAGAACAATGTCATTCAGATGAGAGCCACAAAAGAAATGCTGAAAGATTTGCATGAGGAAGAATTGTTCGATTACTATGCAACCTCTCAGTTAGTACTGGTTTCGTTGGATGGGATAGTGAAACCAGTAGCTTCCCCTGCTATATATACTTTCCTTAATCCTTCACCAGATGAAAAGTACTTGATGCTCACCTGTGTTCACAAGCCATATTCTTCTATAGTCTCGTATAAAAGGTTTCCCAAGAAGGTTGAGTTGTGGACAGTTCATGGTAGATTTGTCCGCGAACTTTGTGATCTACCCCTTGCTGAAAATATTCCAATTGCAGCCAACAGCGTCCGTAGGGGAAAACGTTTAATCAGGTGGAGGCCTGACATGCCTTCAACCTTATATTG GGTGGAGGCACAAGATGGAGGAGATGCAAACGTTGAAGTCTCACCACGTGATATAGTTTACATGGAACCTGCTGAGCCTTTAAATGGCGAGAAACCTCATGTCCTGCTTAAACTTGACCTTCGGTATAG AAGGATCTCTTGGTGCTATGGATTGCATGCACTGGCATATGAATATTGGCACAAGACATGCAGAACAAGAACATGGATCATCTCTCCTGATTGCAATGATCTTAGCCCACGATTATTATTTGATAGATCTTCTGAAGATGCTTACTCGAGTCCAGGCTCTCCAATGATGTGCAGAACTCCTGCAGGCACCCTTGTCATTGCAAAAATTAAGACAAACTATGAAGGGACCTATATCCTAATGAAGGGACAGGGTGCCACACCAAAAGGAAGCGTCCCTTTTCTTGATCTCTTAAACAT AACTACGGGAGCGAAAGAGCGGATATGGGAAAGTAGTGTAGACAAGTACTATGAATCTGCTCTTGCACTGATGTCATACCATCCAAAATGTGAAATCCAGCTAAATGAACTAAAATTTCTCATATCGAAAGAGTCAAGAAGCGAAGCTGCCCAATATTATGTTAGTATCTGGCCTGATAAGAAGCAAGTCCAGATTACAAGTTATCCCCATCCATATCCTCAGCTGGCATCATTGCAGAGAGAAATAATCAGATACGAGCGAGATgatggtgttaaacttactgctACATTATATCTGCCTCCAGGCTATAATCCATCGAAAGACGGGCCTCTTGCATGCTTGATTTGGTCTTATCCTGGAGACTTTAAAAGCAGAGAGGCTGCTGGGCAAGTCCGTCGTTCACCCAATAAATTTGCACGCATTAACAACAGTTTTCCTCTTCTTTGGTTAGCTAGAGG GTTTGCTGTTTTGGCTGACCCGACAATCCCTATAATTGGTGAAGGAGATCAGGAGGCGAATGACAG GTACATAGAGCAGCTGATTGCTAGTGCGGAAGCAGCGGTAAATGAGATTGTAAGAAGAGGG GTTGCTCACCCTGACAAAATTGCTGTGGGCGGTCATTCATATGGTGCATTTATGACTGCTAACCTCTTGGCACATGCACCTCATCTTTTCTGCTGCGGAATCGCTCGCTCTGGAGCCTACAACAGGACACCGACTCCATTTGGCTTTCAGGTTCAGCTCTGCCCATTCATTTAA
- the LOC109748873 gene encoding probable glutamyl endopeptidase, chloroplastic isoform X3: MIRLPAVSGYRLPPKEIQEIVDVPPNASYHLSPRRDRIMFLKRRAMPPLSELAKPDKILAGIRIDSSCNMRSRMSFYTGISIHLLMDDGSLGPEKVVHGYPDAAKINFVTWSPDGQNVAFTVRYEDEAGSDSNLALWVANAESGEARPLFRQTDIRLNAIFELFVWVDHSTLLVCIIPSSRGDSPKKPLVPFGPRIRSNEQNNVIQMRATKEMLKDLHEEELFDYYATSQLVLVSLDGIVKPVASPAIYTFLNPSPDEKYLMLTCVHKPYSSIVSYKRFPKKVELWTVHGRFVRELCDLPLAENIPIAANSVRRGKRLIRWRPDMPSTLYWVEAQDGGDANVEVSPRDIVYMEPAEPLNGEKPHVLLKLDLRYRRISWCYGLHALAYEYWHKTCRTRTWIISPDCNDLSPRLLFDRSSEDAYSSPGSPMMCRTPAGTLVIAKIKTNYEGTYILMKGQGATPKGSVPFLDLLNITTGAKERIWESSVDKYYESALALMSYHPKCEIQLNELKFLISKESRSEAAQYYVSIWPDKKQVQITSYPHPYPQLASLQREIIRYERDDGVKLTATLYLPPGYNPSKDGPLACLIWSYPGDFKSREAAGQVRRSPNKFARINNSFPLLWLARGFAVLADPTIPIIGEGDQEANDRYIEQLIASAEAAVNEIVRRGVAHPDKIAVGGHSYGAFMTANLLAHAPHLFCCGIARSGAYNRTPTPFGFQKEVRTLWEATDTYIKMSPFMIANKIKKPILLIHGEEDSKVTTAMQSSQFYDALKGHGVPCRLVVLPFEGHRYAARESVMHVIWETDRWLQKYCAMVSGETTQSHVDGAPACEALTLNFTKISSLSKLILMALDYIGVGNFKDNSQ, from the exons ATGATACGTCTACCTGCAGTGTCAGGATATCGTCTCCCTCCAAAGGAAATCCAGGAGATTGTGGATGTGCCACCGAATGCCAGCTACCATCTCTCTCCTCGCCGAGATAGGATCATGTTCCTGAAACGTAGAGCTATGCCTCCATTGTCCGAGCTCGCAAAACCTGATAAAATACTTGCTGGCATACGGATCGATTCCAGTTGTAACATGAGGAGTCGAAT GTCCTTTTATACTGGGATTAGTATCCATTTGCTGATGGATGATGGAAGTTTGGGTCCAGAGAAAGTGGTCCATGGATATCCAGATGCTGCAAAAATTAATTTTGTAACATG GTCACCAGATGGTCAGAATGTGGCCTTCACTGTGCGTTATGAAGATGAG GCGGGCAGTGACAGCAATTTAGCATTGTGGGTTGCTAATGCAGAATCTGGAGAAGCTCGGCCACTTTTCAGACAAACAGACATAAGACTGAATGCTATTTTTGAGCT ATTTGTGTGGGTGGATCATTCTACCCTGTTGGTCTGCATTATTCCTTCATCACGTGGTGATTCTCCGAAGAAGCCATTGGTTCCTTTTGGTCCAAGGATTCGCTCCAATGAGCAGAACAATGTCATTCAGATGAGAGCCACAAAAGAAATGCTGAAAGATTTGCATGAGGAAGAATTGTTCGATTACTATGCAACCTCTCAGTTAGTACTGGTTTCGTTGGATGGGATAGTGAAACCAGTAGCTTCCCCTGCTATATATACTTTCCTTAATCCTTCACCAGATGAAAAGTACTTGATGCTCACCTGTGTTCACAAGCCATATTCTTCTATAGTCTCGTATAAAAGGTTTCCCAAGAAGGTTGAGTTGTGGACAGTTCATGGTAGATTTGTCCGCGAACTTTGTGATCTACCCCTTGCTGAAAATATTCCAATTGCAGCCAACAGCGTCCGTAGGGGAAAACGTTTAATCAGGTGGAGGCCTGACATGCCTTCAACCTTATATTG GGTGGAGGCACAAGATGGAGGAGATGCAAACGTTGAAGTCTCACCACGTGATATAGTTTACATGGAACCTGCTGAGCCTTTAAATGGCGAGAAACCTCATGTCCTGCTTAAACTTGACCTTCGGTATAG AAGGATCTCTTGGTGCTATGGATTGCATGCACTGGCATATGAATATTGGCACAAGACATGCAGAACAAGAACATGGATCATCTCTCCTGATTGCAATGATCTTAGCCCACGATTATTATTTGATAGATCTTCTGAAGATGCTTACTCGAGTCCAGGCTCTCCAATGATGTGCAGAACTCCTGCAGGCACCCTTGTCATTGCAAAAATTAAGACAAACTATGAAGGGACCTATATCCTAATGAAGGGACAGGGTGCCACACCAAAAGGAAGCGTCCCTTTTCTTGATCTCTTAAACAT AACTACGGGAGCGAAAGAGCGGATATGGGAAAGTAGTGTAGACAAGTACTATGAATCTGCTCTTGCACTGATGTCATACCATCCAAAATGTGAAATCCAGCTAAATGAACTAAAATTTCTCATATCGAAAGAGTCAAGAAGCGAAGCTGCCCAATATTATGTTAGTATCTGGCCTGATAAGAAGCAAGTCCAGATTACAAGTTATCCCCATCCATATCCTCAGCTGGCATCATTGCAGAGAGAAATAATCAGATACGAGCGAGATgatggtgttaaacttactgctACATTATATCTGCCTCCAGGCTATAATCCATCGAAAGACGGGCCTCTTGCATGCTTGATTTGGTCTTATCCTGGAGACTTTAAAAGCAGAGAGGCTGCTGGGCAAGTCCGTCGTTCACCCAATAAATTTGCACGCATTAACAACAGTTTTCCTCTTCTTTGGTTAGCTAGAGG GTTTGCTGTTTTGGCTGACCCGACAATCCCTATAATTGGTGAAGGAGATCAGGAGGCGAATGACAG GTACATAGAGCAGCTGATTGCTAGTGCGGAAGCAGCGGTAAATGAGATTGTAAGAAGAGGG GTTGCTCACCCTGACAAAATTGCTGTGGGCGGTCATTCATATGGTGCATTTATGACTGCTAACCTCTTGGCACATGCACCTCATCTTTTCTGCTGCGGAATCGCTCGCTCTGGAGCCTACAACAGGACACCGACTCCATTTGGCTTTCAG AAAGAGGTGAGGACGCTCTGGGAAGCTACCGATACCTATATTAAGATGAGCCCTTTCATGATAGCTAACAAAATCAAGAAACCAATTCTACTGATACATGGAGAAGAAGACAGCAAAGTAACAACAGCAATGCAG TCAAGTCAATTTTATGATGCTTTGAAAGGGCATGGGGTGCCATGCCGTCTTGTAGTTCTCCCATTCGAGGGGCACCGATATGCTGCAAGGGAAAGCGTTATGCATGTAATTTGGGAGACTGATAGATGGCTACAGAAATATTGTGCAA TGGTGAGCGGTGAGACAACACAATCACATGTTGATGGTGCACCAGCATGTGAAGCTTTAACATTAAACTTCACCAAGATATCTAGTCTG AGCAAGCTGATACTAATGGCCTTGGATTATATCGGTGTAGGAAACTTTAAAGATAACTCACAATGA